A window of the Cannabis sativa cultivar Pink pepper isolate KNU-18-1 chromosome X, ASM2916894v1, whole genome shotgun sequence genome harbors these coding sequences:
- the LOC133032577 gene encoding class V chitinase CHIT5a-like isoform X2, translating to MKVPFHTKMATTSSPKLIIQACLIIVVFQSTIPISMSFSFPTSSYSHMPRHHPYPYPSVPSSPSTLPNPISPAPADTLPQPEYSPAPAPESFPFPDFSPGPAPVSYLPELSPEPAPESFPLPEFSPGPAPESFPSEPISPAEPPIQVGSPVPGPDYLPPPHKPRVSHPIHRPRRGIRAAYWPSFGSFPASAVDTTYFSHIYYAFLLPDPKTYKLKITSLDMTQIPKFIKSLQNKYPPVKTLLSIGGGGNDPKVFSEMASSRRTRKTFIKSTIKVARRYGFDGIDLDWEFPANDEDMENLALLYKEWRRALILDSITGSGRNRNKARLLLTSAVYFSSRFLFDNLRSYPVKVMGQTLDWVNPMCFDYHGSWENFTGLHSSLNDRNSNISTTFGIGSWINSGMSAHKIVMGLPLYGRTWKLENPDENGVGAPTIGVGPGDGVLVYSQIVEFNKRNKVVPVLDEEAASFYSYSGDSWIGYEDVLSIRIKVRFARSLGLGGYFFWALGQDKDWTISSQASNTWNRG from the exons ATGAAAGTCCCTTTTCATACCAAAATGGCTACTACTTCTAGTCCAAAACTAATCATACAAGCATGTCTAATCATTGTCGTTTTTCAATCAACTATTCCAATTTCAATGTCGTTTTCTTTCCCAACTAGTTCATATTCACATATGCCACGTCATCATCCTTATCCTTACCCATCAGTACCATCCTCTCCGTCTACACTTCCCAACCCAATATCTCCGGCTCCGGCGGATACACTCCCACAGCCGGAATATTCTCCCGCACCAGCTCCCGAGTCATTTCCATTTCCAGACTTTTCAC CGGGACCAGCTCCGGTGTCATATTTGCCAGAATTATCACCCGAACCAGCTCCGGAGTCATTTCCATTGCCAGAATTTTCACCGGGACCAGCTCCGGAGTCATTCCCTTCGGAACCCATTTCTCCAGCAGAGCCACCAATTCAAGTCGGATCCCCTGTTCCGGGACCGGATTATCTCCCACCACCTCATAAACCACGCGTTTCCCACCCTATTCATCGACCACGGAGAGGAATTAGAGCAGCTTATTGGCCTTCATTCGGGTCATTTCCAGCATCCGCCGTCGACACCACCTACTTCAGCCATATCTACTACGCTTTCCTCTTACCCGACCCGAAAACATATAAGCTAAAAATCACGTCTTTAGACATGACACAGATACCAAAATTTATCAAATCTCTCCAAAACAAATATCCACCTGTGAAAACTCTCCTTTCAATCGGAGGTGGTGGGAATGACCCAAAAGTGTTCTCAGAAATGGCTAGCAGTAGAAGAACCCGAAAAACATTCATCAAGTCCACCATTAAAGTAGCTCGGAGATACGGCTTCGACGGTATTGATCTGGATTGGGAATTCCCAGCTAACGATGAGGATATGGAGAATTTAGCTTTGTTATACAAAGAATGGCGAAGAGCTTTGATTTTAGACTCCATAACTGGTAGTGGTAGGAATAGGAATAAGGCAAGGCTTCTTTTAACCTCTGCTGTATATTTCTCTTCGAGATTTCTGTTCGATAATTTAAGATCGTACCCGGTTAAAGTAATGGGTCAAACTCTTGATTGGGTCAACCCGATGTGTTTTGACTATCACGGGTCATGGGAAAACTTTACCGGGTTACATTCTTCTTTAAATGACAGGAATAGTAATATCAGTACAACATTCGGAATCGGGTCGTGGATCAACTCGGGTATGTCGGCCCATAAGATCGTAATGGGCTTACCATTGTATGGGAGGACTTGGAAGCTAGAAAACCCGGACGAGAATGGAGTCGGGGCTCCGACTATTGGAGTTGGGCCAGGAGATGGTGTTTTGGTGTATTCTCAAATAGTTGAGTTTAACAAGAGGAACAAGGTTGTTCCTGTGTTAGATGAGGAAGCGGCGTCGTTTTACTCTTACAGTGGAGATTCATGGATTGGATATGAGGATGTACTTTCTATTAGAATCAAGGTCCGTTTCGCAAGATCTTTGGGCTTGGGTGGATATTTCTTTTGGGCCTTGGGCCAGGATAAGGACTGGACCATTTCTAGTCAAG CTTCAAATACTTGGAACAGAGGGTGA
- the LOC133032577 gene encoding class V chitinase CHIT5a-like isoform X1 — MKVPFHTKMATTSSPKLIIQACLIIVVFQSTIPISMSFSFPTSSYSHMPRHHPYPYPSVPSSPSTLPNPISPAPADTLPQPEYSPAPAPESFPFPDFSPGPAPGSFLPEFSPGPAPVSYLPELSPEPAPESFPLPEFSPGPAPESFPSEPISPAEPPIQVGSPVPGPDYLPPPHKPRVSHPIHRPRRGIRAAYWPSFGSFPASAVDTTYFSHIYYAFLLPDPKTYKLKITSLDMTQIPKFIKSLQNKYPPVKTLLSIGGGGNDPKVFSEMASSRRTRKTFIKSTIKVARRYGFDGIDLDWEFPANDEDMENLALLYKEWRRALILDSITGSGRNRNKARLLLTSAVYFSSRFLFDNLRSYPVKVMGQTLDWVNPMCFDYHGSWENFTGLHSSLNDRNSNISTTFGIGSWINSGMSAHKIVMGLPLYGRTWKLENPDENGVGAPTIGVGPGDGVLVYSQIVEFNKRNKVVPVLDEEAASFYSYSGDSWIGYEDVLSIRIKVRFARSLGLGGYFFWALGQDKDWTISSQASNTWNRG, encoded by the exons ATGAAAGTCCCTTTTCATACCAAAATGGCTACTACTTCTAGTCCAAAACTAATCATACAAGCATGTCTAATCATTGTCGTTTTTCAATCAACTATTCCAATTTCAATGTCGTTTTCTTTCCCAACTAGTTCATATTCACATATGCCACGTCATCATCCTTATCCTTACCCATCAGTACCATCCTCTCCGTCTACACTTCCCAACCCAATATCTCCGGCTCCGGCGGATACACTCCCACAGCCGGAATATTCTCCCGCACCAGCTCCCGAGTCATTTCCATTTCCAGACTTTTCACCTGGACCAGCTCCGGGGTCATTTTTGCCAGAATTTTCACCGGGACCAGCTCCGGTGTCATATTTGCCAGAATTATCACCCGAACCAGCTCCGGAGTCATTTCCATTGCCAGAATTTTCACCGGGACCAGCTCCGGAGTCATTCCCTTCGGAACCCATTTCTCCAGCAGAGCCACCAATTCAAGTCGGATCCCCTGTTCCGGGACCGGATTATCTCCCACCACCTCATAAACCACGCGTTTCCCACCCTATTCATCGACCACGGAGAGGAATTAGAGCAGCTTATTGGCCTTCATTCGGGTCATTTCCAGCATCCGCCGTCGACACCACCTACTTCAGCCATATCTACTACGCTTTCCTCTTACCCGACCCGAAAACATATAAGCTAAAAATCACGTCTTTAGACATGACACAGATACCAAAATTTATCAAATCTCTCCAAAACAAATATCCACCTGTGAAAACTCTCCTTTCAATCGGAGGTGGTGGGAATGACCCAAAAGTGTTCTCAGAAATGGCTAGCAGTAGAAGAACCCGAAAAACATTCATCAAGTCCACCATTAAAGTAGCTCGGAGATACGGCTTCGACGGTATTGATCTGGATTGGGAATTCCCAGCTAACGATGAGGATATGGAGAATTTAGCTTTGTTATACAAAGAATGGCGAAGAGCTTTGATTTTAGACTCCATAACTGGTAGTGGTAGGAATAGGAATAAGGCAAGGCTTCTTTTAACCTCTGCTGTATATTTCTCTTCGAGATTTCTGTTCGATAATTTAAGATCGTACCCGGTTAAAGTAATGGGTCAAACTCTTGATTGGGTCAACCCGATGTGTTTTGACTATCACGGGTCATGGGAAAACTTTACCGGGTTACATTCTTCTTTAAATGACAGGAATAGTAATATCAGTACAACATTCGGAATCGGGTCGTGGATCAACTCGGGTATGTCGGCCCATAAGATCGTAATGGGCTTACCATTGTATGGGAGGACTTGGAAGCTAGAAAACCCGGACGAGAATGGAGTCGGGGCTCCGACTATTGGAGTTGGGCCAGGAGATGGTGTTTTGGTGTATTCTCAAATAGTTGAGTTTAACAAGAGGAACAAGGTTGTTCCTGTGTTAGATGAGGAAGCGGCGTCGTTTTACTCTTACAGTGGAGATTCATGGATTGGATATGAGGATGTACTTTCTATTAGAATCAAGGTCCGTTTCGCAAGATCTTTGGGCTTGGGTGGATATTTCTTTTGGGCCTTGGGCCAGGATAAGGACTGGACCATTTCTAGTCAAG CTTCAAATACTTGGAACAGAGGGTGA